TCAACCTGGTCCTTGTATCATAAATATATGAAGCCATGCCCATGCCAATGCCAGAACCTTAAAATCCCTTccaacaaatttgattttgaaggtTGCTCGACCCCAGTTGACAGCATGGGTGTTAAAATAAAGAAGCTCTTCAATATATTGgcaattgttttttatttttttttcagtagtATTTAGATGCATATCATACAACTCTCCAACATGGCCCAAAATGAATGGAGTTTATTCATAAACTTGGTGAGTGGCAGAGGCCTCCCTGCTTTGTTACATCAAGATGGAAAACACTGACTTCCCAGTTACATGTAATTTCTGATGTGAGACTAAAGAAGCGACTCACTACACATAATTACACTGCTTTATTTACGACACTTTCTGGATACTTATAAACAGTAATACCTGACAAGAAGTTTAGATAACATTCTGATGATACGTTATGGACAAAATGACGAACATTGGATTGGGAATGATCAACCGCAATAAGTTGTGCCAATGCTGCCTACTTGGAAACCCTGACCTGTAGCGCCTATTTAAAAGGGAATGTAATATGTTGTTTACAGCACAATGAAGGCCCCATGATATAGCAGCTAAAATGAAACAGACACCCCATTCCACACCATTCAACTTCTCACAGCCGGCTAGACTTGTCATAAATTCAACCACCACCACTTGCAGAACAAGTACAGTCCCAAAAGCCACCAAAAATTTATAGTTTCTTACGACAACTGCATGCACTTTCTTCTTTATTAGGCCCATGGCATTCAGCTGGTCAAAGACCTGGCATAGAGTGAAAGTATTGAAGATCATTGGTTTCAGAGTATCTTGGTTCAGGCTGGGTATACCTTGCCCCATAAATTGAAAGATCAGCACAACAAAAGCCTGGCATAGAACTTGAATTACTATGTTCTTCCACGCTACTTTGGTAAGCAGTGACTCGGTCCTCTGACCTGGTGGATTTTTGAGTAGTTCCTCGGACTGTAACTCCATCACCATCATTCGACTACCTAGAAGACACACTATACAAGTCACCCAAATCAACTGAAGTGTTGATATTGGAGATACTCCTATACTCATTGTCGTAACAAAGGTTATCAGTAAGCCAGAAACGCTGACAGTCATCTGAAGTTGAGTGAACTTTTGAATGTTGTGGTAAGCACATCTACCTAACTTCACAGCTGGATGTAATGAATTGATACCTTTGATTACAATATCAGCACTCTCTGTGGCTAATGTAGTGCCCTTACTATCATCAGTGATCCCTACATCGGCTTGTTTTAAAGCTGGAGTGTCATTGCTTGATGACCCTCCAAAGAATGCAACTATTTGACCTTTTTGTTGCATAGACTGAACCACAAGAAATTTGTCCTCAGGAAGGCAATTTCCTATCACAGTTGTtcgataatttattttttcagccCTTTGAGAGGGATCCAGATCTCTAATCTGTTCACCGTCAAGTGCCACATCATTTGCCTCAGGCCTAAGGATTCCGAGTTCACAACCTATGGCTTTTACTGCTGAAAGTTCCTCCTCTGACAACAATACAATCCTTACACCAGCCATTCTAAGAGCTTTTACTTCCAACTTAATCTCTTCCGGACATGAATATTTTAGACCAGCTAATGCCAACAAATGCAACCCATCATCTCTTATTTCTTCGACATCTGTTTGCCTGCAAGCAAATGCAACAGGCCTAAGACCACCATCTTCCATATCTTTAATCACTTTCTGAAATTTACTTTTCTCAACACTGATTGCATGACTGTTCCCCTTACTATCATAGTAGTGTGAGCACATATCCAGTATGGTTGATGCAGCTCCGCTCCAGTGCATATGCAGACTATTTTTTTCATCACCATTATTCTGCAACAACATCCCACAACCTTTTTTGCCAGAGCTCAAAACTTTATACTGAAGAAGGGAAATATTTCGATCCAGAAACTCCACATCGGAATTCCATCTTAACTCTGCCCAAGAAACAAACGAGTTATTGGATGGGCTAACTGACGTCCCAGGCACAAGAACAGATGCTCCGATACCTCGCTTTAGAGATTGAAAAACAGCTTGGTCAATCTCAAAGTCCACATCATCGCTCAAATCA
This sequence is a window from Mangifera indica cultivar Alphonso chromosome 5, CATAS_Mindica_2.1, whole genome shotgun sequence. Protein-coding genes within it:
- the LOC123216382 gene encoding calcium-transporting ATPase 12, plasma membrane-type-like; amino-acid sequence: MFNNDQGCGSGDILDPGLLITTTNTSSNINTCLSRKYARLWRRTITVTVLISLNKTNSPEEDLLHSPTSSSPLITHQTNSNSLEQEDTNTHNSGHENGVVDFVLKTYNSFSRRSFKNQDGSASTSSYAPVPASPTADQGLGRNLSTQSRHAIDIPSDSEVEEKSEQQKRCDYVVQIVKERNLDSLKAFGGVQEVASAFGSHLENGKGDVQGPEEWYDDNAIPAKGFLYFFSKASISLTNLLLLVSAALSFATGIMKQGAKYGWHDGVAILAAVSLLVTVPSVGNFCRARKLEKLCKEKNKLKVEVVRSGKGQFITVSNLVAGDIVHLKEGDQIPADGLVVRSNGLVLDDVLNPKIDGDHNPFLFYGSRVKQGNGAMLVTSVGYNRTLAKLMRLVISEPDEKPLLEARIEKPSTFMENLSLFVSLLIALVALIRLLHEKHDGGDDGLPELKGNVRLSRLIKMFGKFLLVPQGKIRVLASALAVAVIAIQHGMPFAITNSLYYWNEKLKRSQAKPQNLSACATIGLGMVTVLCIDATGGLVCNDMEVNKFWIGENDLSDDVDFEIDQAVFQSLKRGIGASVLVPGTSVSPSNNSFVSWAELRWNSDVEFLDRNISLLQYKVLSSGKKGCGMLLQNNGDEKNSLHMHWSGAASTILDMCSHYYDSKGNSHAISVEKSKFQKVIKDMEDGGLRPVAFACRQTDVEEIRDDGLHLLALAGLKYSCPEEIKLEVKALRMAGVRIVLLSEEELSAVKAIGCELGILRPEANDVALDGEQIRDLDPSQRAEKINYRTTVIGNCLPEDKFLVVQSMQQKGQIVAFFGGSSSNDTPALKQADVGITDDSKGTTLATESADIVIKGINSLHPAVKLGRCAYHNIQKFTQLQMTVSVSGLLITFVTTMSIGVSPISTLQLIWVTCIVCLLGSRMMVMELQSEELLKNPPGQRTESLLTKVAWKNIVIQVLCQAFVVLIFQFMGQGIPSLNQDTLKPMIFNTFTLCQVFDQLNAMGLIKKKVHAVVVRNYKFLVAFGTVLVLQVVVVEFMTSLAGCEKLNGVEWGVCFILAAISWGLHCAVNNILHSLLNRRYRSGFPSRQHWHNLLRLIIPNPMFVILSITYHQNVI